In the Halodesulfovibrio aestuarii DSM 17919 = ATCC 29578 genome, one interval contains:
- the hypD gene encoding hydrogenase formation protein HypD, producing MNVSDSFKDPELCKKLLEQLHNELDAPLRFMEVCGTHTVAIFQSGLRQLLPKEIVHLSGPGCPVCVTHESEVAAFLDLAEKDDVIIATFGDLMRVPGPKGRNLKLAKAEGARIEIVYSPLDALKLAQNNPNDTVVFLGVGFETTAPTIAASIMMAKQQNIANFKVLSFHKLVPPALKVLLDDPECAVDAFLLPGHVSTILGMEPYHFVAERYNTPGVITGFDPVDILESLLIMVEQRKKGKASIVNQYKRAVSDSGNARAREIMFSVFDVAEAQWRGVGTIPDSGLVFNDEYAEFDALKALNITLTEVPQTPGCKCGEVLKGKMQPNDCPLFAKACTPAKPVGPCMVSTEGSCAAYFKYQVTA from the coding sequence ATGAATGTATCTGATTCCTTTAAGGATCCAGAATTATGCAAAAAGCTTCTGGAGCAACTGCATAATGAACTCGATGCTCCTCTTCGCTTTATGGAAGTCTGCGGCACGCATACTGTAGCTATTTTTCAAAGCGGACTTCGCCAGTTACTACCTAAAGAAATCGTGCACCTATCCGGCCCCGGCTGCCCTGTGTGTGTGACACATGAAAGTGAAGTTGCTGCCTTCTTGGATCTGGCGGAAAAAGACGACGTCATTATTGCTACATTCGGCGACTTAATGCGTGTACCAGGCCCCAAGGGGCGCAATCTCAAGCTTGCTAAAGCTGAAGGGGCACGAATCGAAATCGTTTACTCCCCGCTGGATGCACTCAAGCTTGCTCAGAACAATCCCAATGACACCGTAGTATTCCTCGGAGTCGGGTTCGAGACCACCGCACCAACCATTGCTGCTTCCATCATGATGGCAAAACAGCAAAACATTGCAAATTTCAAGGTGCTTTCATTCCATAAACTGGTTCCGCCAGCACTCAAAGTGCTGCTTGACGACCCAGAATGCGCCGTAGACGCATTCCTTTTACCAGGGCATGTTTCCACCATTCTTGGCATGGAACCATACCACTTTGTGGCTGAACGCTACAACACCCCGGGCGTCATTACCGGATTTGATCCTGTAGATATTCTCGAATCTCTACTCATCATGGTTGAACAACGCAAAAAAGGCAAAGCATCAATTGTCAACCAATACAAACGCGCAGTATCTGATTCCGGCAACGCCAGAGCACGCGAAATTATGTTCTCTGTATTTGATGTAGCAGAAGCACAATGGCGCGGTGTAGGAACAATTCCAGATAGCGGTCTTGTTTTTAATGATGAATACGCAGAATTTGACGCTTTGAAAGCGCTGAATATTACACTGACCGAGGTGCCGCAAACCCCCGGTTGTAAATGTGGCGAGGTTCTTAAAGGAAAAATGCAGCCAAACGATTGCCCATTATTCGCCAAGGCATGCACTCCTGCAAAACCGGTCGGCCCTTGCATGGTTTCCACAGAAGGCAGCTGTGCAGCATACTTCAAATATCAGGTGACAGCATAA